The following is a genomic window from Struthio camelus isolate bStrCam1 chromosome 17, bStrCam1.hap1, whole genome shotgun sequence.
CTACTCTGACAGGCTGGAAAGCAACGTGGCAATAAAGATTATCGACAAGACGAAAACTCCTCAGGACTTCCTGGAAAAATTTCTCCCAAGGGAAATAGCTGCTTTGAAACGTATGAACCACCCCTCAATTGTCAAAACCTACGAGATATTTGAAACATTCGCAGGCAAAGTGTACATCATAATGGAGCTGGGGGAAAAGGGAGACCTTCTGGACTACATCAAGATTACTGGAGCAATGAAAGAGGACGTCGCTCAGAGAAAGTTTCAGCAGTTGGCTTCTGCTATCAGGTATTGCCATGACATGGATCTTGCTCACAGGGACCTGAAATGTGAAAACATCCTTCTCGATAAAGACCTCAACATCAAGCTGTCGGACTTTGGCTTTTCCAAACCCTTAACTCGGGATGAAAACGGGAAAATTATTCTCAGTAAAACCTTCTGTGGGTCTGCTGCATATGCAGCCCCCGAAGTGCTACAGGGCATTCCTTGTAACCCCAAGATTTGCGACATATGGAGCTTGGGGGTCATCCTATATATAATGGTCTGTGCATTAATGCCATTTGATGATTCTAACATCAGAAAAATGGTCTGGATTCAGAAACAGCACAGGATTCACTTTCCCAAGTCCAGACACCTGTCTCTAAAATGCAAGGATCTCATTTACCGCATGCTCCACCCAGATGTGTCTCGGAGGTTGTGCATAGATGAAGTTTTAAGCCACCCATGGTTGCAGGGCCTAGAACCCATGCTCCCTTCAACAGCACCAGTTGCAGAAGTGGGCGAGTGTTCCCAGAACCTGCACGAGGAAAAGCCTGAGCACAAAGAGCAAACAGAACCCCAGCctgcagaaagggaaggaaaggagagggaaaagggagcCTCTTAAATATGGCTGGTTTTAACAGTATCACGACAATTGATTTAACTTGTGAACTGCTAGCTTTCAACTTCTGATTCTCTGAACCCATTCAGAAATAGTCCTTGTCTTTTGCTTTACAATCAAAGCATAGAAAATACAGTGCATCTGTTGAGCTGAATGAACAGCTTAACACCACTGTTCCCAAAAGGCCTGTCTCTGATATGGTTTGCAGGGACCAGAAGTTACTACCAAATGCACGTTGGAAAGCTTTCTCTCAGGTCACAGTGCTGCTGACTGGCATTCACAGATCATATGCTCACATCTCTCAAGTTCCTGATTGCACTGGCTGAAGAATTCACACATGCATTAACCACATTATGGATTCAGTGCCACCAGGGCAGGTTATTAGAAAGTGTGAGCTGATCTCTAAAACTGTATGTGTATACTGTTCTCATGAGGTACTAATTCTCTTGACAGGCCCCTTGTACACTCAAGATCATCAGTTTAAACTCTGGTGAAATTAAAGAGAAGCCCTCTAAAATTCTGGGTCCTGTCTCAGTATATACACAGTTGGAAGAAGGAAGTGAGGAGCTTACAGACTTGACTGCATCTTTGTTTCTAAGTCACAAGATCTACCCCCCTtttctgcaaaacacaaaaacaaacacgcTAGAGGAAGGTTTAGTCAGCCTTTGAGGAAGGCTTACCACATTTTATAAATAGAGAGATCTGTACACAGAAGTATTTAAATGCAGTCCACAGGGTCATGTCAAAACGAGAAAAATATCTTCACAAAATCCTTGCTGTTTTCCAAGAGTCCAAACTCTTCTCTGCCATTGCAGAAAGCctccttctgctgctgcagccctgtgTAACACATCCATGCAGTTCAAAGGGAAGTTATACCACAgtaggaaatattttgcttccaaaAAGCACATCATAGGCTACTTCAGATATATGGTCTAGAGTAGAGCTGGTCCCAGATCTAGCAGCTGCTGGGTCCTGTTCTGGCAGCTGCATTTACATACCCCTTACTACTGATGGATCACAAAATCCAGTTGGCACACAGCTGGGTACAGCCAATTCACTATTGCCTTGATGATGAAAGGACTACTTAGAAAAAATCAGATGCCTTCCTTCTTTTAGGAAGCTGCAGTAAGTTGTCTGTGATTGATGTAGTATCCTGAGACACTGGTGTCTGAGACACTGTCCTTGAGAGCGGGGTGCTTGTGGGTGTATTAGGCCCACCTGCTGGGGTCTTGTAACCAGGAGTTCCAGTATGGGCTGGGGAAGGAGTATAGCTGGCTCGCAGGGCTTTGTCAGTATATTTACTTGCAGTCCTGTTTACTAGCCGTTGCAAAGCTGGTGACATAACCGGGCTTAGTCCTTTTGGAGTGAGGCTGgaatagaaaaaaacattttaaaagatttta
Proteins encoded in this region:
- the LOC104138877 gene encoding testis-specific serine/threonine-protein kinase 2-like, with protein sequence MASSSFLGLETSLRFPGTTKRPACDITQPPALGAHRPSAGAKRTRQPPWNGNMQPASVDDTHPAPLAHPTSSTMEDVIVLGKRGYIVGVTLGEGSYGKVKAAYSDRLESNVAIKIIDKTKTPQDFLEKFLPREIAALKRMNHPSIVKTYEIFETFAGKVYIIMELGEKGDLLDYIKITGAMKEDVAQRKFQQLASAIRYCHDMDLAHRDLKCENILLDKDLNIKLSDFGFSKPLTRDENGKIILSKTFCGSAAYAAPEVLQGIPCNPKICDIWSLGVILYIMVCALMPFDDSNIRKMVWIQKQHRIHFPKSRHLSLKCKDLIYRMLHPDVSRRLCIDEVLSHPWLQGLEPMLPSTAPVAEVGECSQNLHEEKPEHKEQTEPQPAEREGKEREKGAS